The Deltaproteobacteria bacterium genome contains a region encoding:
- a CDS encoding co-chaperone GroES has protein sequence MADDAPKLKPTGPRAHRLILPLGFRVLVKVLREDNRTDTGLYLPEGAKERHNEALYGEVIEVARNKPTTEEPAENVSGVPNGSRVLFRKDAGVRVPWDDSLRLLDVKDILATVEEHTDDEAH, from the coding sequence ATGGCAGACGACGCCCCGAAACTCAAACCCACCGGCCCGCGCGCCCATCGGCTCATCCTCCCGCTCGGGTTTCGCGTGCTGGTCAAGGTCCTGCGCGAGGACAACCGCACGGACACCGGACTCTACCTGCCCGAGGGCGCCAAGGAACGCCACAACGAGGCGCTGTACGGCGAGGTGATCGAGGTCGCGCGCAACAAGCCGACCACCGAGGAGCCGGCGGAGAACGTGTCCGGCGTACCCAACGGGTCGCGCGTGCTGTTTCGCAAGGACGCGGGAGTTCGCGTGCCATGGGACGACTCGCTGCGCTTGCTCGACGTCAAGGACATCCTCGCCACGGTCGAGGAGCACACGGACGACGAGGCGCACTGA